In Carnobacteriaceae bacterium zg-84, the genomic window TTCCCCAATACGTTTCCACATCATTTCCTAGGGGTGTAATTGCCCCTAGACCAGTGACTACAACTCGATTCATATTCCTTCTCCTATTTCCTTTGATATTCAAAGTATTTAATTGTATTACATGTACATACCGCCATTAACGGATAACACTTGTCCAGTTACATAACTTGCTTTAGCTAAATAAACAGCAGCTTGTGCAACTTCTTGTGCTTGTCCAATTCGTTTTAACGGAATAGTATCTATCATTGCTTTTTTTACATCTTCATTTAAAATATCTGTCATATCTGTATCAATATAACCGGGAGCAATTACATTACATGTAATACCACGAGGTGCTACTTCTTTAGCAACAGCTTTAGACAAACCAATAATACCTGCTTTTGATGCTGCATAATTTACTTGTCCAATATTACCTGCTAATCCAACAACGCTAGAAACATTGATAATACTACCAGAACGTTGCTTTAATAAAATTGGTACAGCATGTCTTATCATATTGAAGGTACCTTTTAAATTGATATTTAATACATTATCAAAGTCTTCTTCACTCATACGTAATAATAACTGGTCTTTTGTAATTCCTGCATTATTCACTAAAACATCTAATGAACCAAATGTTTCATGAGCTGTTTTTATCATTTCTTTTGCTTGATCAAATTGGCTTACATCTCCTAATACAACGGCACATTGAACACCGTAAGACGTTATTTCTGAAATAACATCCTCCGATACATGAGAACGTGCATTCAAAATAATATTAGCACCTTCTTTTGCAAAAGAAATGGCAATTTCTTTACCAATTCCTCGTGAACTACCTGTAATAAATACTGTTTTTCCTTTCAATGACTTCACTCCTCTAACGCATGAATAGCATGTTCAAATGATAATACATCTTCAACATTCATCACATGAACATTTTTATCAATTTTTTTAATAAATTTACTTAATATTTTTTTAGGACCAATTTCCACAAATGTTGTCGCACCTAAACGTATCATTTCTTGAATGGAGTCTTGAAAATAAACAGGATTTTCTATTTGTTTTGTTAAAACATCTGGAATAGAGAAAGAACGTATATCTTTAGCATACGTATTACA contains:
- the fabG gene encoding 3-oxoacyl-[acyl-carrier-protein] reductase is translated as MKSLKGKTVFITGSSRGIGKEIAISFAKEGANIILNARSHVSEDVISEITSYGVQCAVVLGDVSQFDQAKEMIKTAHETFGSLDVLVNNAGITKDQLLLRMSEEDFDNVLNINLKGTFNMIRHAVPILLKQRSGSIINVSSVVGLAGNIGQVNYAASKAGIIGLSKAVAKEVAPRGITCNVIAPGYIDTDMTDILNEDVKKAMIDTIPLKRIGQAQEVAQAAVYLAKASYVTGQVLSVNGGMYM